The Opisthocomus hoazin isolate bOpiHoa1 chromosome 2, bOpiHoa1.hap1, whole genome shotgun sequence genomic interval TAAATTGTCTTCTAAATCCACGGAAGCTCTATGGCATCCAGAGCATCCTGTGGCAAGTACTTTCACAATTAGTTGTGAAATAGTCATTTACAGTTCTGAGCTCCTCAGTTTGAGAGacgtggacatactggagagagtctagtgaagggctacaaagatgatgaagagactggagcatctcctttgtgaggaaaggctgagagagctggaactattcaagcctggagcagagaagactCAGGGAGGATCTTGTCACTGTATAGAAATACCTCAAGGAAGAGCGTGAAGAGGACAACGCCAGGCTCTTCGGTGGTGCCtggtgacaggaccagaggcagcgggaacaaactgaaacacaggaggttacCCCAAAatgtcaggaaacacttttttccactgtgagggtgacagagcactggcacaagttgcccagaaaggttgtggagtccccatgcttggagatattcaaaagccatccagacatggtcctgagcaactggCTATAGATGGCCTTGCtttagcagaggggttggacaagatgacttctggacatcccttccaacctcaaccattctgggATTTTGTGATTCCTTTGGCTTTTTCTATTCTTACATTATGAGAGACAGTAATTATTCTCTTTCCCTGTGCCACTAATAATTCTGTAGACCTGTATGATACCTTTTTTCAGTCACTTCTGAATGGAGATCCGGTGGAGCAGAACTGAACGTAGTACTGAAGATGAGAGGTGCCATGCATGTGTATTGTAGCAGGTAGTGTTCATAAATATACAGTGTATGAAGAAAGCTCCTGCTTTGCTAACAATTCTGAACACTTCCCTGATGTTTTCATAGGGCAGACTGTCAAaacttgaagatctgtttttcttttggatgGCAATCATTGGTTTAGCATCTGTTACTGtgcagataacttttttttttctatacatgCATAGCTTTACCTCTAGCAACACTGAATTTTACCTAGCAGTCTATTAGCTTGTCACTAACTGTCTTGAGATCCCTCTTTACCTCTTTATAGCTGacctttgtttttattaaattgcTGTGAAAACCAGTTCACGTTCATCATCAACAAACGTTGTGGTTTTGCATTTCCTGCTTCTCCCTTATAGGCTGGAGAGCTTGAATCCCACTATAAATTTTTTGTAGAATCATTCTGGTGACCTTTTTTCGCTGCAAAACTAACTGCTCCTTCTTTTGTTTCCTATTTTAAACTGATTATTGTCTGTGAGAGGGCTTTACATTTGTCTAATGGCAGATTAGTTTCTTTTAGAGCCTTGGTGAAGAGACCTTGTCAAAATCAATCAGAAATGCAAAAGCTACCTTTGCTGGCTTATTGCTTACAGAGCTTTAAAAGGTCTGAGGATCTAACTTTCTGTACTCCATGACTTTAAACCAGAATAATATGTTGAATTTATACTCTTTTGCAGTTCCTGCAGAACGCTACAACTTTCTTCCAACCTCAGTGTTCTTGGCTTGTGGAGTCATAAACCTTGGTGGAACTTTGGGTGAGATTTTCATGTTCATTGCTAAATTCCTTGCTTacttatcctggaaagctgtgttaACCTTTCTGCTGTTCGTTACAGATTTTCTAACAAATATGTTAAAGACGACTAGTAATGGAAAGGTTTATAAAGACCAAAGAAATAAGAGTTTTGCCTACTATATGTGCTTTAGCGTGTAATTAACATTAAGGCTTTCTCTAGAAGAGTTattgtaaaatgaaaatgaaacagagagaatagagagaaaaggaagatctAGAATAAAGTTAACAGTTTGGCATATTTGCAAAATGTCAATGTATGTAGCTTAGTATACTCTTGCCTAGTTTAACAGTCTTCTAAGTATAATGggataaaatagaaaattatgACATTCCTTCCCATTCAAGCAGGAAGACCTCTAGGAAGTGAAATTTGTATGACTCAATGAAATTAGGATGTTTATGATAATATCCCATCTTGATACCATTGCAAATTAAAGGAGACAGGTTAATCATTTGTCTTAGAAACAGTACTGAAGGTGGTCTGGCCCTGGAAATCATCTAGCGGTACTGAGCTTGCAGACAGGAGGGAAATAGCTTTGCTATGGAATGAGAGGAGCAGGTCATAGTGCTGATGTTCcttgatgaatcacagaatcacagaatagtaggggttggaagggatctctgtgggtcatctagtccaacccttctgccaaagcagggttacctacagcaggctgcacaggaccttgtccaggcgggtcttgaatatctccagagaaggagactccacaacctccctgggcagcctgttccagtgctccgtcaccctcagagggaagaagttcttcctcatgttcagacggaacttcctgtgcttcagtttgtgcccattgctcctcgtcctgtcactgggcaccactgaaaagagcttggccccatcctcctgacacccacccttcagatatttataagcatttattaggtcccctcgcagccttctcttcttcaggctgaacaagcccagctcgctcagcctctcctcgtaggagagatgttccagtcccctcatcatccttgtagccctctgctggactctctccagtagctcctcatctttcttgaactggggagcccagaactggacagagtactccagatgtggcctcaccagggcagtgtagaggggaaggagaacctccctcgtcctgctggccacactcttcttgatgcaccccaggaaaaTCCTTGGCAGCTGCCTGAGCAGGCTTGCATTCAGATGGCTAAATGTCCAAACTGGGCATATAGGTTAGACTTTGTTGTCTTACAGTTCATTGTTGGTGAAATATTATCCAGGGAAGAGCAAACTTTTGATCTTCCACAAAGCATTTGGTCCTTGTGTGAATTCGTAAAAGCATTCCTTCCTCCCTTCACTTTTGCCTGATGCTGATACCAAACAGAACCTGCATAAATACTGCAGGCAGGATTGGTGTTACCAAAAGTAAGCTTCTCAAGTTAGTAGCACAAGCTTGTCACCATGTGTAGAGGTGGAGGAGATAGTCACTTCAGGCTGTTTTTATGTTCTCAGTCAGAAGAGGGATACAGGCATCTTCAGCGGGCAATCTGTTACAGTCTTCCAGAATGGAGGAGGTGAATCCTACTTTGTTTCTGGCTATggtgatcttttttttccttttttcttctttaaaaaggcATGGAGTCCTTCTGGTTTCCAGCTAGATCAGATGCCAGAGTACTCACAGTGTTTAATTTAATAGTCCAAGATAGAAAGGAGGAGTTCTATGAAGAGCTAGCACTGAAAAAGCAAAACTACTCTCAacttttgtgttttatttgtttgtaagAACAGTACAAATAATAATACATGTGTTAATAGTACAAGACAGTACATATAAACTGTAAAAGGAAATGTTGCATTGTATCAGTATAATGATGAGGGACGGAGTTCAGCAGAATGTTGAAGGATTAGATTTACAGGGAAAAAGAGGGCGCACAGTTAAATTATGTGGGATACCAAAGTGAATTAACAAAGACCTGTGTAGACCAGTGAAAGCAGGAAACCTTGCTGCAGGGGGAAGGGTTGTAGCGACTGCATACGAGTTAGTTTCCTGCACCTCAATATGGATCAGTCACCAAATGAAACAAATTGAGAAAAATTTTAATCCTGTTGGCAAgttatttaataattaataaCAGATTAGGatgttttacatatttttcctgatgcatctgctgctgctgactgACATGGAACCAAGAATTCTGTATTATGTAGGATAGCTCAGATAGGTAGGCTTTCTAGTGCTTACCAAACAGGCAGACAGGCAATGCTGATACTACTTTGGAAGTGTTATTAAAGTTTGCAGCAGTCGGCAGTTTATTTAAATCTCTAAAGCTGAGAGTATGCACAGTATTGGCAAGACTATAGGAGCAGGATCTATAAGAGAAGACCAAATATTATGAGACTGCTGTGACTGGTGCTTAAGTAAATTGTGTTGACCTAAAGTGTAAATAAGTATTAAGGATTCTTTTGTCATTAAGGAAAGTGGAGCCGCTGTTTGGTTCCCATTGGTTTCAGAGTCTTACTTTGTTTCTTAAATTCCTTCTTTTTCAGATGGAAATACTGACATGAATTTAAGAACTTTGATGCTTTCAGCTGTTGAATTTTGATTTGTTAAATGACCAGGAATAAGATACTGCCTGAACAAGATGAAATGCCTTGAAGACCTTCggttctgctttcctttctcctgAAGCAATGGTGTTCTCAGCAATGTTGACGCTGGCCCACTCTGGGACCTCAAATGCTACTTTTATTGTTTATGAAAATGCCTATACGAATTTTACCACTCCCCAGTTCTTGCTTCGTAGTGGCACAACACAGCCATTGAGATATAGTTCAGGTGCCGTGCTCACCACTGAGAGAAGTACTTCTGTGCTAAACTCTACAGCTGTCCTGCCATCGCAAGAAGTTTTCAGGAGCTTGAGTTTGCCACTCCAGATCATTCTTTCTGCTGCTATGATATTTATCCTGTTGGTTTCTTTCCTTGGAAACTTTGTTGTCTGCCTCATGGTCTACCAGAAGGCAGCTATGCGATCTGCAATTAACATCCTCTTAGCAAGCCTGGCTTTTGCAGACATGCTGCTGGCAGTGCTGAACATGCCTTTTGCTCTGATAACAATCATTACCACTCAGTGGATTTTTGGGGATATATTCTGCAGAGTCTCTGCCATGTTCTTCTGGCTTTTCGTCATAGAGGGGGTAGCCATTCTTCTGATTATTAGTATTGACCGCTTTCTTATCATAGTTCAGAGGCAAGATAAACTGAACCCTTACCGTGCAAAGATTCTCATTGTGATTTCCTGGGCAGCATCCTTTGTTGTTGCTTTTCCATTATCAGTAGGGAATCCTAATCTGCAGATACCCTCGAGAGCACCGCAGTGTGTTTTTGGCTACTCTACAAGCCCGGGTTACCGAGCCTACGTGATAGTTATCttgctaatttctttttttattccattccTGGTAATGCTGTATTCTTTTATGGGCATACTCAACACCGTGCGCCACAATGCAGTTCGTATCCACAGCCACCCTGATAGCATATGCCTCAGCCAGGCCAGCAAACTTGGTCTCATGAGCTTACAGAGACCTTTTCAGATGAATATTGATATGAGCTTTAAAACTCGTGCCTTCACAACCATCCTGATTTTGTTCCTTGTCTTCATAGTGTGTTGGGCACCGTTCACCACTTACAGCCTTATTGCCACATTCAACAGCCACTTCTACTACAAGCACAACTTTTTTGAGATAAGCACTTGGCTCCTTTGGCTCTGCTACCTCAAGTCTGCACTGAACCCACTGATTTACTACTGGAGGATTAAGAAGTTTCATGATGCGTGCTTGGACTTGATGCCCAAATACTTCAAGTTTTTGCCACAGCTACCTGGCCATACAAGGCGGCGCATTCGACCCAGTGCCATCTATGTGTGTGGGGAGCATCGGTCGGTAGTGTGAAGCTGCGGTTGTTTGACAATGATTGTTATTTTCTGGGATTATTTGTTTTTAGGCTCTAGGTTGAACTTGGTTTTGTTTAATATGGCTTCTTCAGTGTGGCCATATCTTATAACTTGATTAAATTTTCCAGTACTCTGTGCAATTTTGGGAGGACAGATAGAGGGAGAGAAAGTGATTGGATATAGTTGGGTTTACTACCAGAATACAATGTAAACAAAATAACAAATGTTACCTCTAGGATTCCATGGAAATccattcttttaaatgaaaactacATTTGTAACATTTTGTCAGGTTTATGCTTACTAGGCCCGCAATTGCATCTGATTGTAGGGAATTTTTATGCTGCTAAGATACAGTATATTTAGTTGGtgtaatttttctgaaaaatgttgctGCTGTCTGCCAATATATTAGAGCCAAAAAGTCTCATTAGATGACTTCTATTTAATTTTAACAATATTTCAGAAGTTTTCATGGTGACActagaaaactgttttctttttttttagtatttcattaatatttttgtgCACTTTACAAAATTTACTATGGAATGTATTCATTGGAATATTTTATTCTTATTGAAGgggtattattgttattatttgttATATTGGTGGATTTCAATGAAAGACCCATGTAAGCTCTAGGAGGGCGATTTATGTCGGTATAGCTACACGAACAGTCATAGATTTGCTGTTTTTCTAACAATTGATCAAAAGTAACATTAACTACTCAGTTATCAGGGGAGCTGGAAGGAGAAAAtggaagaatgaaaagaaaaagcaataaaaataccaTGTCCCGAGGTTTAGGCTAACATAAGATTTAGAAAAATCGAGTTGATGTGAAAATTGTCACAGGGGGATGGGGTGGCTGTACTTGTTACTTTGGGTTGTTACAAGCTATCCAGACCTAATTGTATGCCTGAAAACCGATCCGAAATTGTGATGTGGGGCCTAGGATTTACACTGTGTTGGTATAAAGCTGTTTCTGCTTGGAGCTCATGCTAGGCTAGGTGTGCTCACACTGCTGAAATCATGCTGTCGGGCACTTGCTGGCATAGAATTCAGAATGGTAGGgtaaaacagcaaacaaatagCACATGAACCATAGTTGAGCCTAGGGCTTAGCCTACATAGTAATGACTGGGGAAAAAGTCCTCAACTTTCTTGTTTTCCAGTTTGTTAGACCAAAACCGTaaactaataataatgaataacaGTTGGCCAGCAGAGTTTGCTACGGATGTAAGTTAACTCCCCCTTTTCCCTCCGATACTactttgcactgatttttttcgTTCCCCTTTTTCCTCTGTAGTGCCTGCTGCCTCAGGGGTTTACTCTGCTGTTCTCATCTATTAGGCATCGGCTCCTCTCCATAAAATGCCAAACCACCTTTCCAATTAATGTCAGGCTGTCTCGGTACCTGcctggaaagcagaaaggcaaagctTTTCCTTGATGATAGCGATCCAAACTCAGATATTTTATTCTCTTAAATTGGCTAAATAAGTATTTAATGTGAGGTAAGTTAAATGAAGACTTGGGTATGGGCTTCAAAGTGAGATCCCCAGTTGCTCTGAGGCTGGGGGAGAACGCCTGCAGaatttgtgcgtccttgcagtgGGCTTTTTGGGGCTGTCTGTGACTGAGTACAGGAGGATTAATGTACAACAAACTTCTCTGCCAGGGCTAGAGTTTGGGCTTCTCttgcttccatttctcttttcagtaCCCCAAAGCATGGGAACCTCTTCATTGTTCTTGTAACCGAGAAACAAATAATAGCAATTTTATCTATTTCTGCATAAATATTTAACTGAGTGTATGAAAGAATTGCCCTGTGTCCAGGGACTGCTTGCTCTCTGAGGCCGAGTAAACATTTACGCCCCAGATTTTATTAAAGTCTTCAGTTTAACAGTTATCTGTTCTTCTCATCAACAACTATCAGTAAAACTGTTGGCAATATTTAAACTTTAGGAGTAtaaaaagaacaatttttaatttagcaatttcattttttaaaaaaaaaagctgctagcTGAGGTTGTAAGTTACACGCAGAGGCACCCAGGCATTGGCGATGTTATTGATGGCCATGCTTTCCATTCCTTGTCAACTTCACTGGTGATGGTATGGATTTTTCTGATCAAAATGACAGGCAGTAAAGGAGTACCACTGTAAAACAGTGTTTTAGCATGTCTTTGCAGTATAGCTTTTATTTCTCAATTACATTTACATTGATAGTGGAAGTTTATGACCTGGTTAGTATGgattttctgtttcagagctGTCGTGCCTGTTATCTCTGAAAGCAGCAAAATTGTGCTTAGCATTAATGTAATGGAGTGAGAGCGTACACTGTCTAAGATGGCAGGAACAGGTATTTTTGCTGTCTTCCAGAGCTATAATGTGAGAGGTTTGAATGAATGTCGTAAAACATAGTAATTCAAGAAGAAAAGATGATGAGTAATACAGGAAAGTTAGGGAAATTACTTTCTTGTAGGGGGAGGGGAAAACAGTTTGTGGGCATTTCATAGTCTTTGATAAGTACTGGCTGTGAAGTAGAAATTGCAAATATCAAAGTTAATTTGTCTTGATAATTTAGTGTTTGTTTACACTGACTGTAACAGGGTTTCCACTCAGAGCTGTGCCTGCTGATACtgggagaaaagaaacacaaattgtGCGGCCCAAATTCAAAGGTGACTTACATGGTGATGCAGTATTCACACTTACCAGGTTTTAGAGGTAATGAGAGCATACAGTGAACAAAACAGcatccaaaaaaagaaacaaggtgaCATAAAAGTGTCCCCAGGGTAATTATGTGTTTACAGAACCATTTGACCTATTGTGTCTAATATACTGTCTTTAGAGCAGTGCCTTGATAGTTACAGCTGAAGTCCTAGGACCAAGTTGAAGACTGCTAAACTGCTCAGTCTTGCTGTCTGTGATCCTGCCAAGTTCAGTGTAACCTTGCTAACATTTGTAATGCTAAAATGTGTGTTGGCAGGATTGGGGCTACTGAGGCATTTTAGTGGGCTTGACCAAGACCAaggattttaaaaactgaaattgaTTCTTCTTGATTCTCCTGGGGAATTATAATCTTATTCCTCTCCAGAAATGACACTTGTTGTTAAACTGTATTCCCTCATGTTACATTTTCAGAAATCTTTGGTATAGAGGATTgaaatgaatgtattttaaattatgttgCAGTTTAATTTGTTCTGTCAAAGCATGCTGCTTACACAAGTCTCGTTTGTACAAATCTATTGCTAAAATGATTCTTTTGTACTGAGTTGTGTATTTTTGACATTTCTTGTTacttctgtaaaaatatttatgtgtataGGGAAGAAAATTGTTTTGCCTCTTactgctttgtgtttgtttttttcacttgtattgcataatgttttcagattttcttttatttgggcATATGCATAAACAACTGCCAGATTTCAGTGGTCTTTCTGCACCCATTTGGGCTTCTCTTGCTTTGAGAATTCAAATTtgagaattttttaaattctcaaatcATTCAACAAGGCCCTCCTTGAAagaaattttgatttatttttatgtgaaaaataaaaattctgagcACAAGTTTGTTGTGGTTGGAATGGTGAGGAATTTAAGTCCAGCTTTCCAGGAGCCACTACTTTGCCATTATGAACTGGTTTGATCTTTTTTTGAGGAGTAGTCATTTTCTGATGTGGAGAAACCTTGAGTTACTGTTTTAAAACAAGCTGTGAAGTAGGATGGCATTGTCTTTTCTGTACATACTACACCTGTGAAAATAcctgagaaacaagaaaaaagaaaacaaaaataaacattctcCAAAAGTGTGGCAAAAGTCTATAGACTTGCTCTTTGTGCATTCACAGGTTTCTTGGATTTAATGCCCTGTGTTTTAGTTTCAAACACTGTTTTATCTGCATATGTAGTAACAAAGATTGATTGCCTGATTTAGGTAGCTTTGTTTAAGCCAAAACGTTTCTTGTGTAAAGAATGTACAGAATGCTTTTTTCTGAGACACGGGGGTAGAGATGTGTCAATATATCTAAACCAAATGAAATCATAAGCCTAAAAAGAAAGTAACTTTCTTAAAAATGCTACCTGACCTGGGTGTACTACCTTTTAGCTAGGACAGAGTAATTAAGATCATCTTACTGTGCAATAAATAAAACAGGCAGTGGTACTGCATGACATGATTCATTTCAACTCAAGACAGTGACCTTTATGATTCAAGTGCTGGATGTCTGTACCTGATGGATTATTCTGCATATTAGTAGAGTGAAAAATGTTCAGCATCTTGACTGTTTTGGGGAAATTTTTCAGTTTGCTAATGACTTAGCAGAAATTCTGCTGGAGTAATTTCTCTAAAGGATAAAGAGTCAAGGCTTGTCCCTAAGGAATGCCTAAGAGGGGATGAGTATTTCCAGTTGGCTGGGAAGGGCCTTGCTCAGCTGCCCACATGTGTAATTCTGAGACTCCTTCCTTGTCCTTCCACAAcaactcctccttcctcccttctcctctcttggtgccctgcacctccctgagGCAGTGCCTTCTGTGGTGGCGGGAGGAGGTGGAGGTGCCTGCGGAAGCTGGAGAGCCAGCAAGCACCTAGTGCCACTGCCTCCCATCTTGAGTACAGGTTGGAGCATCTGTGGTGGGCTGAGGGTGAGTTTTGCCACCTTTAGTTATAAGATTAGAGCTGCTGGAGAAAAGCGGTTACAGAGGCATGTATATTTGCCTCTAGTGCAGGGTTCTGGTTTCATCTCCAGCAGTGTTACAGGTTTTATTCCACTCCTGGTAACTGAGCTACAGCAGTCTGTAGCCAAATCATGGCTGAATAAGAATCCCTTAGCTGACTTGTTTCTCTGTGAGTGCCCTGGGCACAGGATCTGCTGGTGATTATCCAGCAGAACAGAAGTTCCTACAGCTTGCTCTCAAAAATTGACACTCATGAAGACAATCACAACTCTACTTGGGTATGCTGGGGAAGAGAGCTGTAAGTCAGTGACTGCACTTGTGTGGTGGAGGAAAATGAGGGTTGTAATGGGTGATGCTTACAAAActgatgtttgtttttaaaatggagTTATGGATACTTTATGCACAGAATATTGGGTTGTGTTGTTCTACTTTATTGTGTGACAGTAAATACAGCTTGATATCAATTCACTAACAGTACTGCAGAGAAGTGACATAGTATTCATAAATATCAAAGTAGAACTTGTTCCTGTTTTATTATCCTGTCTAGATAACCAGCTTTGCTGGTGTGTGGGTGCAGAACGTAGCAGTAATGAGACATACTACTTGTTTAATTGGTGCTCTGCCTTAAATAGATTACTGCAATTCAAACCTCTGTGGTTgagctgaaataaaattaagcCTGTTCACCAACAAGTAGGAATTCGGCTAACACTGCCCTGTCTGTTGAAAGAGAAGGTCTAGTGAAGTAAATGACAGTAATTCCTGCAGGAGTCACTTAATCTGATCTCCAAAGGGGATGTAATCACTGCTGTGATAGATCTAACAGTGTCTCCTTTTGATTTACCAGGCCTAGGCTCTGTGTCAAAGACAGAGGGGAGATTTTGGTAGCTGAGGGTATTGCTTAAACACCTGGGGTGGCAAGAGGGAGCCACTGAAGCTTACAGGAAAATCTCAGTGCTTGAGTACAGCTTAAGTCCTGTTGTTCTTCGGGGCATCAGTGctgtcttttctgaaaaagtCATTCCTTTCAAAGGAAGAGAGATGAAGTGGCATCTCTTCCATTATCTCTTGCTTCTTTATTGATACTTCAACAGTGAGAATAGTAATTCTGAATTTGGTTCCCTGGACTtgggtttccttcccttcctcactGGAGGAGATTTGGAGCCATTATAGTGAGTCAGGCTGTGTACTGCGGCATGTTCCAGAGGAGGTGGGAGACACCGTCAGGCCCTCCTGTGGACTCTTTCATGCTTAGTGCTCCTTGGGCCAGAGAAAGAGTGAGTGTACTCACGAGGAAGTGGGAGGCTGTGCACCAGCCACTGTTTGGTACAAGGTGGTGTAGAGTTTCACAGGTTTTCGGGAGAGCAGCAGTGGAAGCCAGATTCTCCCCATCACGTGCActaacatagcccaggggtcacTCTCTTCCAGtgaatatttaattattctgCTCAAAGTGAAACAGCTTTTACAGGAGGGAGTGAGAGAGCCCTTTTCTGTTCTTGCCTTGGATTTGGTAATAATTTTCCGATTAAAGTATTCAGAAGACACTGTTTAAAATTCTCTGGGATCCTGAGAGAAACTGAAATCACATCTGGTTCCTAAATATTTTCACTACTGAGTTATTAGGTGAAGGAAGTGGTCTACCAAGACTTACAGCTTAGTTTATGGATTTTTTGCAGCCGTAGCTGTTGGATGAGCTCTGCAAATGCCTACGGATGAACTTTCTCAGGTGATGAAGGTAATGTAAAGGCTATTTTGTCAATCCTAGTTTGAGATGGGCACTGCACTGTTCACCGCCGTCTGTGCTGCAGCACTCCTGGACATAAGCAGAAGCAGATGTATATGATGGGATTAACCTCTGATATTTTTGCTGTATATAGCATAAACAGCTCCACTGGTCACTTGAGGCTCCTTTGCCAGTCAGGGGGGATGAGTGAATGTTTTCAGGTGTGGTTTGTAGGAGCTG includes:
- the GPR63 gene encoding putative G-protein coupled receptor 63; its protein translation is MVFSAMLTLAHSGTSNATFIVYENAYTNFTTPQFLLRSGTTQPLRYSSGAVLTTERSTSVLNSTAVLPSQEVFRSLSLPLQIILSAAMIFILLVSFLGNFVVCLMVYQKAAMRSAINILLASLAFADMLLAVLNMPFALITIITTQWIFGDIFCRVSAMFFWLFVIEGVAILLIISIDRFLIIVQRQDKLNPYRAKILIVISWAASFVVAFPLSVGNPNLQIPSRAPQCVFGYSTSPGYRAYVIVILLISFFIPFLVMLYSFMGILNTVRHNAVRIHSHPDSICLSQASKLGLMSLQRPFQMNIDMSFKTRAFTTILILFLVFIVCWAPFTTYSLIATFNSHFYYKHNFFEISTWLLWLCYLKSALNPLIYYWRIKKFHDACLDLMPKYFKFLPQLPGHTRRRIRPSAIYVCGEHRSVV